One uncultured Tolumonas sp. genomic window carries:
- a CDS encoding GGDEF domain-containing protein — protein MEGLSVVATYDHAPDLHFARVSGFSPISSSDKLALLETLMTQEKLADLLQSFATWTSQHLPVCRMAYIWMEQRFEILNLGRGAYKQHFSLLDPKMQLLGQVDYELTGKLNPHQHRLLQQLHQLLINPLRLFLKMEEMDQQCRMDHLTGVGNRAHFDEAMQLSIEQNNRQPNGLTLMLVDLDNFKQINDTHGHPTGDRVLKMFAELLTDVVRGTDMVFRLGGDEFALMFQPADEFTALRVMVRLQKRLAQHPELKQLNVGCSLGYINWTSGMSAKELYHQADEQLYHNKNLRRDA, from the coding sequence ATGGAAGGTTTATCTGTTGTAGCAACATATGATCATGCCCCGGATCTGCATTTTGCCCGCGTGAGTGGCTTTAGTCCGATCTCCAGCAGCGATAAATTAGCCCTGTTGGAAACGCTAATGACCCAGGAAAAACTCGCCGATCTGCTGCAATCTTTTGCCACCTGGACCAGCCAACATTTGCCGGTTTGCCGCATGGCTTATATCTGGATGGAACAACGTTTTGAGATATTGAATCTCGGTCGTGGCGCTTACAAACAGCATTTCTCGCTGCTTGATCCTAAGATGCAGTTGCTGGGCCAAGTTGATTACGAATTAACTGGTAAACTGAACCCGCATCAGCATCGTCTGTTGCAGCAATTACACCAGTTATTGATTAATCCGTTACGTTTGTTTCTGAAAATGGAAGAGATGGATCAGCAATGCCGGATGGATCATTTAACCGGTGTGGGTAACCGCGCTCATTTTGACGAAGCTATGCAGTTATCGATTGAGCAGAACAATCGCCAGCCCAATGGCTTAACATTGATGCTGGTTGATTTAGATAACTTTAAACAGATCAACGACACCCATGGTCACCCAACTGGCGACCGTGTTTTAAAAATGTTTGCTGAACTTTTGACTGATGTTGTACGCGGCACCGATATGGTCTTTCGTCTGGGTGGCGATGAATTTGCGCTGATGTTCCAGCCGGCAGATGAATTTACCGCGTTACGCGTTATGGTTCGTTTACAAAAACGTCTGGCACAACATCCAGAACTGAAACAACTGAATGTGGGCTGTAGTTTAGGTTATATCAATTGGACGAGCGGCATGAGC
- the tsaA gene encoding tRNA (N6-threonylcarbamoyladenosine(37)-N6)-methyltransferase TrmO encodes MSESPTNTPFSLSTIGVIRSPYQEKFAVPRQPGLVTAINAQLELLPPYNDPHCVRGLEEFSHLWLMFLFHQNGTDEWHPTVRPPRLGGNQRVGVFASRSPFRPNPVGLSVVELKAIRQQGNRVWLELGGVDLVNGTPIVDIKPYLPFVDSLPHARGGFAPDAPVTMPVSFTPDVEIRCQKIARTHPGFREFIQQVIGQDPRPAYRKQDNDDKIYGVRLLTFNINWQVQHGVAVICAITDIE; translated from the coding sequence ATGTCTGAGAGCCCGACTAATACACCATTCAGCCTGTCAACTATTGGCGTGATCCGTTCCCCTTATCAGGAAAAGTTTGCTGTACCTCGGCAACCAGGGCTGGTCACCGCCATTAATGCGCAGTTGGAATTATTGCCGCCGTATAATGATCCGCATTGTGTGCGAGGGCTCGAAGAGTTCAGTCATTTGTGGCTGATGTTCCTGTTTCATCAAAATGGAACTGATGAATGGCACCCAACTGTGCGCCCTCCCCGCTTAGGCGGTAATCAGCGCGTTGGTGTATTTGCATCGCGCAGCCCTTTTCGCCCCAATCCGGTAGGATTATCGGTGGTGGAACTAAAAGCGATCCGGCAGCAAGGAAATCGGGTATGGCTGGAATTAGGCGGAGTCGATTTAGTCAATGGCACGCCGATCGTAGACATCAAACCCTATCTGCCATTTGTTGATAGTCTGCCTCACGCACGTGGTGGGTTTGCACCTGATGCGCCCGTCACCATGCCGGTAAGTTTTACGCCTGACGTTGAGATTCGTTGTCAGAAAATTGCGCGAACTCACCCTGGCTTTCGTGAATTTATACAACAAGTGATTGGCCAAGATCCTCGCCCTGCCTACCGCAAGCAAGATAATGACGATAAAATATACGGCGTCCGATTACTGACATTTAATATCAACTGGCAAGTTCAGCACGGTGTCGCTGTTATCTGCGCCATCACCGATATCGAATAG
- a CDS encoding phosphatase translates to MRYQVDTHAHTLASTHAYSTIHDYIAEAKRKGIIIFAITDHGPEMADAPHAWHFINQRVIPRIVDGVAILRGIEANIKDEFGNIDCNEKMLGELDIILAGFHEQVFAPKDRDTNTRAMINAMKNGLVHIITHPGNPRFPVDIHAIAEAAAKYNVALEINNSSFLHSRVGSDVNCTAIAKAVRDAGGWVSLGSDSHVAFSLGELDKSLEILDSVGFPAERVLNQSPRVLLDFLESHGKPPIPEFAEL, encoded by the coding sequence ATGCGCTATCAGGTCGATACCCACGCTCATACCCTGGCCAGCACGCACGCCTACAGTACAATTCATGATTATATTGCCGAAGCTAAACGTAAAGGCATCATCATTTTTGCGATCACCGACCACGGCCCCGAGATGGCCGATGCGCCGCATGCGTGGCATTTTATCAATCAACGCGTTATTCCCCGCATCGTTGATGGCGTTGCTATCCTGCGTGGTATCGAGGCCAACATCAAAGATGAATTTGGCAATATTGATTGTAATGAAAAAATGCTGGGCGAATTAGACATTATTCTGGCCGGTTTTCATGAACAGGTTTTTGCGCCGAAAGATCGGGATACCAATACCCGAGCCATGATCAATGCGATGAAAAATGGACTGGTACACATTATTACCCATCCGGGTAATCCGCGTTTCCCGGTTGATATCCATGCCATTGCTGAAGCCGCTGCGAAGTATAATGTCGCCCTGGAAATCAACAACTCTTCGTTCTTACATTCCCGAGTCGGTAGTGATGTAAACTGTACGGCGATTGCTAAAGCGGTTCGTGATGCAGGTGGCTGGGTGAGTTTAGGTTCTGATTCACACGTGGCTTTTAGTCTGGGCGAGTTAGATAAAAGTCTGGAAATATTAGACAGTGTCGGTTTTCCGGCAGAACGCGTATTGAACCAAAGTCCGCGTGTATTACTCGATTTTCTTGAATCACATGGCAAACCGCCTATCCCAGAGTTCGCCGAGTTATAG
- the rcsF gene encoding Rcs stress response system protein RcsF, translating to MKSLPFVALLMTMLSGCSLFQVHTNLDKENFTEYFKPGSVNVLNKAQILDADATSIGTVEGESCQSKSTQAPPNMIDAQTDARRKVADKGGNAVVFGKCISMPATTECVSSMVCYGQAYKVKDSE from the coding sequence ATGAAAAGTCTGCCGTTTGTTGCACTGCTGATGACCATGTTAAGTGGATGTAGTCTGTTTCAGGTACATACCAATCTGGATAAAGAAAACTTCACCGAATACTTCAAACCCGGTTCGGTGAATGTTCTGAATAAAGCGCAGATCCTGGATGCCGATGCAACTTCGATTGGTACAGTGGAAGGTGAATCCTGCCAGAGTAAAAGCACCCAAGCACCGCCTAATATGATTGATGCACAAACAGATGCTCGCCGAAAAGTGGCCGATAAAGGCGGTAATGCCGTTGTGTTTGGCAAATGTATCAGCATGCCTGCAACAACTGAATGTGTATCAAGCATGGTATGTTATGGCCAAGCCTATAAGGTTAAAGACAGCGAATAA
- a CDS encoding proline--tRNA ligase, which translates to MRTSQYLLSTLKETPNDAEVISHQLMLRAGMIRKLASGLYTWLPTGLRVLHKVEAIVRDEMNKAGAIEISMPVVQPAELWEESGRWEQYGPELCRLTDRHSRPFVLGPTHEEVVTALVRYEVNSYKQLPLNLYQIQTKFRDEVRPRFGVMRGREFTMKDAYSFHLNKDSLVETYGKMHQAYCNIFSRMGLDFRPVLADTGSIGGTGSHEFHVLANSGEDVIAFSTESDYAANVEMAEALAPAGERPAPSASATKIATPNAHTIAEVSAYLKVAEQQTVKTLLVKGEADEQGKAGVVALVLRGDHELNDIKAEKVAGVAAPLTFASEEEIREVAGCDAGSIGPQNLKCKVIVDRSAAHLADFVCGANENDFHMTGMNWERDIQGYEIADIRNVVEGDPSPCGQGTLLLKRGIEVGHIFQLGTKYSEAMNATVLNEGGKSTVMEMGCYGIGVTRVVAAAIEQNFDDRGIIWSDALAPFQAVIIPMNMHKSHRVQELAERFYTELQAAGVEVLLDDRKERPGVMFADMELIGIPHAIVIGERGIDSGVVEYKHRRSGEKTEIAIDEIVAKIKAQLA; encoded by the coding sequence ATGCGTACCAGCCAATATTTGCTTTCCACGCTCAAAGAAACACCGAATGATGCGGAAGTGATCAGCCACCAGCTGATGCTGCGCGCCGGGATGATCCGTAAACTGGCTTCTGGCCTGTATACTTGGTTACCGACCGGTTTGCGTGTATTGCATAAAGTTGAAGCCATCGTACGTGATGAGATGAATAAAGCCGGCGCTATTGAAATCTCTATGCCTGTGGTACAACCCGCTGAATTGTGGGAAGAGTCTGGTCGTTGGGAACAATATGGCCCAGAACTGTGCCGTCTGACTGACCGTCATAGCCGTCCGTTTGTATTAGGCCCGACGCATGAAGAAGTCGTTACCGCACTGGTGCGTTACGAAGTCAACAGCTACAAACAGTTGCCACTGAATCTTTATCAGATCCAGACTAAATTCCGTGATGAAGTTCGCCCTCGCTTTGGTGTGATGCGTGGCCGTGAATTCACCATGAAAGATGCTTATTCCTTCCATCTGAACAAAGACAGTCTGGTAGAAACCTACGGCAAAATGCATCAGGCTTACTGCAACATTTTCAGCCGCATGGGTCTGGATTTCCGCCCAGTATTGGCTGACACCGGCTCTATCGGTGGCACCGGTTCACATGAATTCCACGTGCTGGCCAACAGCGGTGAAGACGTGATCGCTTTCTCTACCGAATCTGATTACGCCGCCAACGTGGAAATGGCCGAAGCCTTGGCTCCTGCTGGCGAACGCCCAGCACCCTCCGCGAGTGCAACCAAAATTGCTACACCCAATGCGCACACCATCGCGGAAGTTTCTGCTTACCTGAAAGTAGCTGAACAGCAGACCGTCAAAACTCTGCTGGTAAAAGGTGAAGCCGATGAACAAGGTAAAGCGGGCGTAGTTGCGCTGGTTTTACGTGGTGATCATGAACTGAACGACATCAAAGCAGAGAAAGTAGCTGGTGTTGCAGCACCATTAACTTTCGCTAGCGAAGAAGAGATCCGTGAAGTGGCTGGTTGTGATGCCGGCTCCATTGGCCCACAAAACCTGAAATGTAAAGTGATCGTCGATCGCAGCGCGGCTCATCTGGCTGATTTTGTTTGTGGCGCCAATGAAAATGATTTCCACATGACCGGCATGAACTGGGAGCGTGATATTCAAGGTTATGAAATTGCTGATATTCGCAATGTGGTGGAAGGTGATCCAAGCCCATGTGGTCAAGGCACGCTGCTGCTGAAACGTGGTATTGAAGTGGGCCACATTTTCCAACTCGGCACCAAATACTCTGAAGCCATGAATGCAACCGTGCTGAACGAAGGCGGCAAATCCACTGTGATGGAAATGGGCTGTTACGGTATTGGTGTTACCCGTGTGGTAGCTGCGGCGATTGAACAAAACTTTGACGACCGCGGTATCATCTGGAGCGATGCGCTGGCGCCATTCCAAGCGGTGATCATTCCAATGAATATGCACAAATCTCATCGCGTGCAGGAACTGGCTGAGCGTTTCTACACTGAACTGCAGGCAGCCGGTGTTGAAGTGTTGCTGGATGATCGTAAAGAGCGCCCAGGTGTTATGTTTGCTGATATGGAATTGATCGGTATTCCACATGCGATCGTGATCGGTGAACGCGGTATCGACAGCGGCGTGGTGGAATACAAACACCGTCGCAGCGGCGAAAAAACCGAAATTGCGATTGATGAAATTGTAGCAAAAATTAAAGCCCAATTAGCTTAA
- the cydC gene encoding cysteine/glutathione ABC transporter ATP-binding protein/permease CydC, producing the protein MRELRPYLKLFWQHSGMLSLGLLLTLCTLLAGLGLLSLSGWFLTACAVAGLSVAGKDGFNYMTPAGAVRFFSIVRTASRWGDRVVSHDATFRVLTSLRIQFWKKIAPLSLHQLRAWRQGELLNRLVADIDALDNLYLRLVTPVLAAILIIGCLVGVILLFDPHLALLLGAALLFIALFIPFLFYRLGKQPGQALIASQSHLREACTTYLANQADLLLFAADEHYRQSIEREEQALLNAQRRMTSINGFASALMMGLLSVVLCAMLWFSAAGVGNQTQADPLTALMAFFALASFEALQPLAGAFQYLSSTLTAARRLNQIMESTPATHFGLDETPASSGTLNIQGLTFTYPDQPTSVLNELSLQLNAGEKIAILGPTGCGKSTLLGLLTREWQATQGNILLDNRSLAEFSDEALRASMSVVSQRVHIFSATLADNLRLAKPSATDADLLAVLTKVELDGLLDGANLKESLRQWLGEGGRALSGGEQRRLSLARALLHDAPLLLLDEVTEGLDPATEQRIMQLVIQHSIGKSVLMITHRLSGLEQMDRIALLENGRFRITATHDELLRQDRYYQQLFHHLNDE; encoded by the coding sequence ATGCGTGAGTTACGTCCTTATCTGAAATTATTTTGGCAACACTCAGGCATGTTGTCGTTAGGATTACTGCTAACGCTTTGCACTTTACTAGCTGGATTAGGATTGTTATCACTTTCCGGTTGGTTCTTAACTGCTTGTGCAGTAGCGGGTTTAAGTGTCGCGGGAAAAGATGGTTTCAACTATATGACACCCGCTGGTGCTGTACGTTTTTTCTCTATTGTGCGCACGGCCAGCCGTTGGGGGGATCGCGTCGTCAGCCATGATGCGACCTTCCGCGTACTGACCTCGTTGCGAATCCAATTCTGGAAAAAAATTGCGCCGTTATCATTGCATCAGTTGCGTGCCTGGCGGCAGGGAGAATTACTCAATCGTCTGGTTGCGGATATTGATGCATTAGATAATTTGTATCTGCGTCTTGTCACACCGGTATTAGCAGCCATCCTGATCATTGGTTGTCTGGTGGGTGTCATTCTGCTGTTTGATCCACACTTAGCGCTATTACTGGGTGCTGCGTTACTGTTTATCGCGCTTTTTATACCCTTCTTGTTTTATCGTTTAGGAAAACAACCGGGGCAAGCGCTCATTGCCAGCCAAAGTCATTTACGCGAAGCCTGTACCACTTATCTGGCTAATCAGGCCGATTTGTTGCTGTTTGCCGCCGACGAACATTACCGCCAATCGATTGAACGTGAAGAACAAGCGCTGCTCAATGCGCAACGTCGCATGACCAGTATTAACGGTTTTGCCAGCGCCTTGATGATGGGGCTGCTGAGTGTGGTGTTGTGCGCGATGTTGTGGTTCTCTGCCGCCGGTGTAGGTAACCAAACACAAGCCGATCCTTTAACCGCATTGATGGCCTTTTTTGCATTGGCTTCTTTTGAAGCATTACAACCTTTAGCCGGCGCTTTCCAATATTTATCGTCTACGCTTACCGCCGCAAGACGCCTAAACCAGATCATGGAATCAACACCTGCAACGCACTTTGGTTTAGATGAAACCCCAGCCAGTAGCGGAACATTAAACATTCAAGGACTGACATTTACCTACCCTGATCAGCCGACGAGTGTATTGAATGAACTTTCATTACAACTAAATGCAGGTGAAAAAATAGCGATTCTCGGGCCAACGGGCTGTGGAAAATCAACCTTATTAGGTTTATTGACGCGGGAATGGCAAGCGACACAAGGTAACATTTTGCTGGATAACCGTTCTCTTGCTGAGTTCAGTGATGAAGCATTAAGAGCGTCGATGTCTGTCGTCAGCCAGCGCGTGCATATATTTAGTGCCACACTGGCCGATAATTTACGTTTAGCCAAACCCTCAGCCACTGATGCCGACCTGCTGGCCGTCTTAACCAAAGTAGAACTGGATGGTTTATTAGATGGTGCCAATCTGAAAGAAAGTTTACGCCAATGGCTGGGCGAAGGTGGTCGAGCGTTATCGGGTGGAGAGCAACGTCGGTTGTCATTAGCGCGGGCATTGTTACACGATGCACCGTTGTTATTACTCGATGAAGTGACCGAAGGATTAGATCCGGCAACAGAACAGCGTATTATGCAACTCGTCATACAACACAGCATTGGTAAATCTGTGTTGATGATCACCCACCGACTGTCCGGTCTGGAACAAATGGACCGGATTGCGTTGTTGGAAAATGGCCGCTTCAGAATTACGGCTACCCACGATGAGTTGTTGCGTCAAGATCGTTATTATCAGCAATTGTTTCATCATCTGAACGATGAATAA